Proteins encoded in a region of the Streptomyces violaceoruber genome:
- the lepA gene encoding translation elongation factor 4, translated as MPAIPSHVPEPSRTDPALIRNFCIIAHIDHGKSTLADRMLQLTGVVEQRQMRAQYLDRMDIERERGITIKSQAVRLPWAPSHDKGATHILNMIDTPGHVDFTYEVSRSLAACEGTILLVDAAQGIEAQTLANLYLAMENDLTIIPVLNKIDLPAAQPEKFAEELANLVGCDPDDVLKVSAKTGLGVDVLLDKVVAEVPAPVGVKDAPARAMIFDSVYDSYRGVVTYVRVIDGQLNKRERIRMMSTGATHELLEIGTNSPEMLSADGLGVGEVGYLITGVKDVRQSKVGDTVTSQHKGATEALGGYKDPRPMVFSGLYPLDGSDYPELREALDKLQLNDAALVYEPETSAALGFGFRVGFLGLLHLDVIRERLEREFGLDLIATAPNVVYRVIMEDGTEHTVTNPSEFPEGKINEVYEPVVRATILAPTEFIGSIMELCQTRRGTLLGMDYLSEDRVEIRYTLPLAEIVFDFFDQLKSKTRGYASLDYEPTGEQTSSLVKVDILLHGDKVDAFSAITHKDAAYAYGVRLVAKLRELIPRQAFEVPIQAAIGSRVIARETIRAIRKDVLAKCYGGDISRKRKLLEKQKEGKKRMKMVGSVEVPQEAFIAVLSSDDSAGSGKGKK; from the coding sequence GTGCCCGCGATCCCCAGCCATGTGCCCGAGCCGAGCCGTACCGACCCGGCGCTGATCCGCAACTTCTGCATCATCGCGCACATCGACCACGGCAAGTCCACGCTCGCCGACCGGATGCTCCAGCTGACCGGTGTGGTCGAGCAGCGGCAGATGCGCGCCCAGTACCTCGACCGCATGGACATCGAGCGCGAGCGCGGCATCACGATCAAGTCCCAGGCGGTGCGCTTGCCATGGGCCCCGTCCCACGACAAGGGCGCCACGCACATCCTCAACATGATCGACACCCCGGGGCACGTCGACTTCACCTACGAGGTGTCGCGGTCGCTGGCCGCCTGCGAGGGCACCATCCTCCTCGTCGACGCCGCCCAGGGCATCGAGGCCCAGACCCTCGCCAACCTGTACCTGGCGATGGAGAACGACCTCACGATCATCCCCGTGCTGAACAAGATCGACCTGCCGGCCGCGCAGCCCGAGAAGTTCGCCGAGGAGCTGGCCAACCTGGTCGGCTGCGACCCCGACGACGTGCTCAAGGTCTCCGCCAAGACCGGCCTCGGCGTCGACGTGCTGCTCGACAAGGTCGTCGCCGAGGTCCCGGCCCCGGTCGGCGTCAAGGACGCCCCCGCCCGCGCGATGATCTTCGACTCCGTCTACGACTCGTACCGCGGCGTCGTGACGTACGTCCGGGTCATCGACGGCCAGCTCAACAAGCGCGAGCGGATCCGGATGATGTCCACCGGCGCCACGCACGAGCTGCTGGAGATCGGCACCAACTCGCCGGAGATGCTCTCCGCCGACGGCCTCGGCGTCGGCGAGGTGGGGTACCTGATCACCGGTGTGAAGGACGTCCGCCAGTCCAAGGTCGGCGACACCGTCACCAGCCAGCACAAGGGCGCCACGGAGGCGCTCGGCGGCTACAAGGACCCCAGGCCCATGGTCTTCTCCGGCCTGTATCCGCTGGACGGCTCCGACTACCCCGAGCTGCGCGAGGCGCTGGACAAGCTCCAGCTCAACGACGCCGCCCTGGTCTACGAGCCGGAGACCTCCGCCGCCCTCGGCTTCGGCTTCCGCGTCGGCTTCCTCGGCCTGCTCCACCTCGACGTGATCCGCGAGCGGCTGGAGCGCGAGTTCGGCCTCGACCTCATCGCCACCGCGCCCAACGTGGTCTACCGCGTGATCATGGAGGACGGCACCGAGCACACCGTCACCAACCCGAGCGAGTTCCCCGAAGGCAAGATCAACGAGGTGTACGAGCCGGTCGTGCGCGCCACGATCCTCGCGCCGACCGAGTTCATCGGCTCGATCATGGAGCTGTGCCAGACCCGGCGCGGCACCCTGCTCGGCATGGACTACCTCTCCGAGGACCGGGTGGAGATCCGCTACACCCTGCCCCTCGCGGAGATCGTCTTCGACTTCTTCGACCAGCTGAAGTCGAAGACGCGCGGCTACGCCTCGCTCGACTACGAGCCCACCGGCGAGCAGACCTCCAGCCTGGTCAAGGTCGACATCCTGCTGCACGGCGACAAGGTGGACGCCTTCTCGGCGATCACCCACAAGGACGCGGCGTACGCGTACGGCGTACGGCTGGTCGCCAAGCTGCGCGAGCTGATCCCGCGCCAGGCCTTCGAGGTGCCCATCCAGGCCGCCATCGGCTCCCGGGTCATCGCCCGCGAGACCATCCGCGCCATCCGCAAGGACGTCCTCGCCAAGTGCTACGGCGGTGACATCTCCCGCAAGCGGAAGCTGCTGGAGAAGCAGAAGGAAGGCAAGAAGCGGATGAAGATGGTGGGTTCCGTGGAGGTTCCTCAGGAGGCCTTCATCGCCGTCCTGTCCAGCGACGACAGCGCGGGGTCGGGCAAGGGCAAGAAGTAA
- the holA gene encoding DNA polymerase III subunit delta: protein MARKTANDDPLAPVTLAVGQEDLLLDRAVQEVVAAAKAADADTDVRDLTPDQLQPGTLAELTSPSLFAERKVVVVRNAQDLSADTVKDVKAYLGAPAEEITLVLLHAGGAKGKGVLDAGRKAGAREVACPKMTKPADRLAFVRAEFRTAGRSATPEACQALVDAIGSDLRELASAVSQLTADVEGTVDEAVVGRYYTGRAEASSFTVADRAVEGRAAEALEALRWSLATGVAPVLITSALAQGVRAIGKLSSARGGRPADLARELGMPPWKIDRVRQQMRGWTPDGVSVALRAVAEADAGVKGGGDDPEYALEKAVVIIARAARSRGRT, encoded by the coding sequence ATGGCCAGGAAGACTGCGAACGACGACCCTCTCGCCCCGGTGACCCTTGCCGTGGGCCAGGAGGACCTCCTGCTCGACCGTGCCGTGCAGGAGGTGGTGGCCGCCGCGAAGGCCGCCGACGCCGACACGGACGTACGCGACCTCACCCCCGACCAGCTGCAGCCCGGCACCCTCGCCGAGCTGACCAGCCCCTCGCTCTTCGCCGAGCGCAAAGTCGTGGTCGTACGCAATGCGCAGGACCTGTCCGCCGACACGGTCAAGGACGTCAAGGCCTACCTCGGCGCCCCCGCCGAGGAGATCACCCTCGTCCTGCTGCACGCGGGCGGCGCCAAGGGCAAGGGCGTCCTCGACGCCGGCCGCAAGGCGGGGGCGCGCGAGGTGGCCTGCCCGAAGATGACCAAGCCCGCCGACCGGCTGGCCTTCGTGCGCGCGGAGTTCCGCACGGCCGGGCGGTCGGCCACGCCCGAGGCCTGCCAGGCCCTGGTCGACGCGATCGGCAGCGACCTCAGGGAGCTGGCCTCGGCGGTGTCCCAGCTGACCGCCGACGTCGAGGGGACCGTCGACGAGGCGGTCGTCGGGCGGTACTACACCGGGCGGGCGGAGGCCTCCAGCTTCACGGTCGCCGACCGGGCGGTCGAGGGACGCGCGGCGGAGGCGCTGGAGGCGCTGCGCTGGTCGCTGGCGACCGGAGTGGCGCCGGTGCTGATCACCAGCGCGCTCGCCCAGGGCGTGCGGGCCATCGGCAAGCTGTCCTCCGCCCGCGGCGGACGCCCCGCCGACCTCGCCCGCGAGCTGGGGATGCCGCCCTGGAAGATCGACCGCGTCCGGCAGCAGATGCGCGGCTGGACCCCGGACGGCGTCTCCGTGGCCCTGCGCGCGGTCGCCGAGGCCGACGCGGGGGTGAAGGGCGGCGGGGACGATCCCGAGTACGCCCTGGAGAAGGCCGTGGTGATCATCGCGCGGGCGGCGCGTTCACGGGGCCGGACCTGA
- the rpsT gene encoding 30S ribosomal protein S20, whose protein sequence is MANIKSQIKRNKTNEKARLRNKSVKSSLKTAIRKAREAAAAGDVEKATEFQRVASRELDKAVSKGVIHKNQAANKKSALAQKVGALKG, encoded by the coding sequence GTGGCGAACATCAAGTCCCAGATCAAGCGGAACAAGACCAACGAGAAGGCCCGGCTGCGCAACAAGTCGGTCAAGTCCTCTCTGAAGACCGCGATCCGCAAGGCCCGCGAGGCCGCCGCCGCGGGTGACGTCGAGAAGGCCACCGAGTTCCAGCGCGTCGCTTCGCGCGAGCTCGACAAGGCCGTCTCCAAGGGCGTCATCCACAAGAACCAGGCCGCCAACAAGAAGTCGGCGCTGGCGCAGAAGGTCGGCGCTCTCAAGGGCTGA
- a CDS encoding YceI family protein, with protein MIGRLLGSRTKRMQRTGPLAAVHTPPDAGVLSCRVLDPVNAPVTHAEFTVSDAMGRKVVGGGTDPFGSFVATVPAGEYRLAVSAEGYTPYRASVTVAEDTLASLGDVTLQVAQPPELPAPGDWEIEPAHSSIAFTARHIGLARIHGRFNSFAGAVRIADDMEQSAMHVVIDAASIDTNVKMRDDHLRSADFLDVQRYPTLEFYSDRFAHRGGNRWAVTGALSLHGVTRTVTLDTEYLGLGNGMEGETRAACRATTELHRDDFTVSWQTMLARGIAVVGPSIRIDLDVQTVPKG; from the coding sequence ATGATCGGCCGCTTGCTGGGAAGCCGAACGAAGCGGATGCAACGGACGGGTCCCCTGGCGGCGGTGCACACCCCGCCGGACGCGGGAGTGCTGAGCTGCCGCGTCCTCGACCCCGTCAACGCCCCGGTGACCCATGCGGAGTTCACGGTCAGCGACGCCATGGGGCGCAAGGTGGTCGGCGGCGGTACGGACCCCTTCGGGTCGTTCGTGGCAACGGTGCCCGCGGGGGAGTACCGGCTCGCCGTGTCCGCCGAGGGCTACACCCCGTACCGGGCCTCCGTGACGGTCGCCGAGGACACGCTGGCCTCGCTCGGGGACGTGACGTTGCAGGTGGCGCAGCCGCCGGAGCTGCCCGCGCCGGGTGACTGGGAGATCGAGCCGGCCCACTCCTCGATCGCCTTCACCGCGCGGCACATCGGGCTGGCCCGGATCCACGGCCGGTTCAACTCCTTCGCGGGCGCGGTGCGCATCGCCGACGACATGGAGCAGTCGGCGATGCACGTCGTGATCGACGCGGCCTCCATCGACACCAACGTGAAGATGCGCGACGACCACCTGCGGTCGGCCGACTTCCTTGACGTGCAGCGCTACCCGACCCTGGAGTTCTACAGCGACCGGTTCGCGCACCGCGGCGGCAACCGCTGGGCCGTCACCGGGGCGCTGTCCCTGCACGGTGTGACGCGCACGGTCACCCTGGACACCGAGTACCTCGGACTCGGCAACGGCATGGAGGGCGAGACGCGGGCGGCCTGCCGCGCCACCACCGAGCTGCACCGCGACGACTTCACGGTGAGCTGGCAGACGATGCTGGCCCGCGGCATCGCCGTGGTGGGCCCCAGCATCCGCATCGACCTCGACGTGCAGACGGTGCCCAAGGGCTGA